The window AGActcattttagaaaaaaaattattgtttcaTAATATATGTCGTTTTAATTCAATacatacaaattaattaatttttaccaaacatacAGCTTGATTCGGGATATCATCACAAGGCCCATTAGGCCCGAGCCCAATAAAAGCAAGGCCTCCAGAGGCCCATAAGACCACCACaactcactataaataccccCAACATAGGGAAGGTATGGATACATCCCCACTCTCACTACTCGATCAGATACCCTCTAAGCTCTTCGATTATTTCCTTTAGTAACCATATCGAACATCTAACTTTCTTGATCTTCGGAGTGTCCATAGGGACCACTCCCCGCGCAGGGACGATATCTGAGGGCCACAAGGATCTGAGAAGCTGCCCGGTTCACTGTAGTTCATTCCCTAATTAcatcttaaatttttttattttaggaataGATACAATTTTATTAGTGGATACAATTAATATAAGGATAACATAATCTTTtagttaatattaattaaactttttaatttaattacattAATCTTGAAAGATATTTAATTCCCTATTCCCTTTATTAATTGCTCcacgaatttcaaaataattgttaCATTTAACTAGACGGTAGGATTATTTTAAAATGGAAGAAATAATATTTCATCTAGTTCATAATAATTGTTAGAGAGAGAATAATTTTCTTGTTTCATAGCATTATTTATCGCTTTAgcttttctatataaatttattctattttacccctattaaTGAGTTtaacattaattatttttttatcattttattttttcaaagtATGATGAGTGGTGTAATTTAATGAATACTGTGGAAAATGATGAACATTAATAAACATAgataaaatgtattttaaatcatctattataaatttaatacaaataatcgttttcttaatatatatattttttttggtagaaacaggaaaggaaaaacaaacaaaaaacaacTAACCtgagattagcctaggaaagctaaccccaatcctatcctctaaaagaagagacgaGAGATAGATAGGGGGATCCgaaagggtagtaacacctaacaacccctcatggcctgccgcagctaagcgatccgcaacacggttctgctctctgaaaatgtgaCTGAACTCTAAGATCTCAAAGGAATAACCAAGCCTTTTAATAACGTTGATAAGGTTACGGCTGTTAAGACTAGTAGCATGACTATCAGAAATCAATTTGatggcctccatgttatcagactccacagaaagtCTCTTAACACCCAGACTAATAGCCAGCTTAATACCGGAgagaataccccagagctccgcagagaaggagCAACCCAACCCCAGATTATGggtgaacccagaaagccagacgccccccacatctctaagaacaccaccgacagcaatcttaccattgatGAGGCAGGAGCCGGATGAAATATTTACcactatttatataaataatatgaaCCGGATGAATGTGataaataatatatgatttggtTAAATGCGATTTGGTTAATATATATGATTTCTTAATATATATGATTTGGTTAAATGTGATAAATAATATGAACCGGATGAAATATTTACcactatttatataaatatacagTTAAAttcaagggtaaataatttattagtcccttacTTTTTAACTAacaaactgtttagtccctctattttgaaaaacacattataaggtctctaGCTTTTAGTAATATTAATCCTTTAgtccttttgtctagtttttttagacttgtaattattatattttagcataaacagatatatataaaataacagaataacatggtcaacttgtattatATTGTGGTTGttctaaaagctaagatatgttcggttaaaaatctaaaaaaaatagataaaagaatCATAAGGGATTAAAAagtatgttaggtaaaaattagaggactaataaattatttaccctaaattaaatGTCGTTTTATTAATggggagtttttttttttttttttttaaaaggaaaTTAATGGAGTAGAATAGTAAAACTTCTTTTAACAGTAGTTTACACGAATCACCAGAAATTCAATTTGAATATATTTCTACTCCTACTATTATAGAGTTGAAATATATGTCGATATTATCAAAACGGTAAAATTAATGCAGAGAAAACGTAGTTGACGAAGAAAGAATCCCATGTGACTTGAAGCCAGAGACCTTCCTACCCGATTAAAGAGGAAACCGTAGTGGGTCCCCCTTTCACTTACCTTAataagagttttttttatttgcattAAAAGCATATAAAGGTCAACTCTCTACCTCTCTGTATCCAACCATCTCATCTCTTGTTTTTACCCACTTTTTCATCCAACGGCTAATCAATAACCCTTTTGACCTTCCTTCCTTTTTTTTACATTATCACGGGTCCCACTTTTACAGATGCAGTCAATGTCCTTCCAAACAATTCCTCCACGTGTTCTTCTTCTATTCGTTCTCCCCTTTGACTCCCAAACATTACAGATCAGATCAGTTACGCAGGGCATCGCTTTGACTCCATTGCCCTTAATTTAAAATCTTTTGATATTCCtcttttgctttttatttttaattctcaTCATTTCAACTTCTCCATTCCTTTATATCTATACGTTTCTCCTTCTCTTTCTTTtacttctctctctcttctttcatgGTGGTGGAGCCATGGCGGTTCAACTCATGATGTCTTGCTCCGGCGACAATTTGGCCTCCAAATTGGAAGAGAATGCTCTCAAAGAAGCGGCCTCCGTGGGGATCCAAAGCGTTGAGGAAGTCATTGAGTTGCTCAAACAAAATCATCTTCAACATCAACGCTTCTTCAATATCCCCTCCTCTCCGACGACGCCGTCGGGAACAGATAATATTGTGGCGGTAACAGACGCCGCCGTCAGTAGCTTTAGAAAGGTTATTTCCTTACTCGGTCGCACTTCAAGAACTGGTCATGCTCGTTTCCGTCGAGCCCCTGTTACTCAACCGGAGCATCAAATTCATGATGCAACCGCTTCTGTTAGGCCTATTAATTCTCCGGCGACGACAGAGCAAGTTTCTGCTTTCCGAGCTTACCAGCCTACACCAGTTCACCGTCTTCCTCCTTTGCCCAACAATCAGAATCAGCCGCAGCAACAAAAGACACCTCCCTGTTCAATCAATTTCTGCAATTCACCTTCAATCTCAATCTCAATCTCCGGTGCTACATCTTTCATGTCTTCTTTAACAGGGGAAACCGATAGCTTACAACGATCTGTTTCCTCCGGGTTTCAATTTGCCCACTCCGCCGGAAAACCTCCTTTATCCTCAAAAAGAAAGTGCAATTCCATGGACGACGCTGCTCTCAAGTGCGGCTCCTCCTCCAGCCGCTGCCATTGCTCGAAGAAAAGGTTCGCCATCTAAATCTTCATTAAtcataatcctttaatttaaatcGGTTTGGTGATATGAAAAATTGATTAAATTGAATGAATTGATCAGGAAATCAAAAGTGAAAAGAGTAATTAGAGTCCGAGCAGTTAGTAGTAAAATGGCTGATATTCCACCGGACGATTACTCATGGAGAAAGTACGGCCAGAAACCCATTAAAGGATCACCCCATCCAAGGTATAGATCTAGATGAACTTATttccgattccgattccgattAATTTGGTTATTTGggatttaatttgatttaattgtattcAGGGGATATTACAAGTGCAGTAGCA of the Euphorbia lathyris chromosome 7, ddEupLath1.1, whole genome shotgun sequence genome contains:
- the LOC136201124 gene encoding probable WRKY transcription factor 7 — protein: MAVQLMMSCSGDNLASKLEENALKEAASVGIQSVEEVIELLKQNHLQHQRFFNIPSSPTTPSGTDNIVAVTDAAVSSFRKVISLLGRTSRTGHARFRRAPVTQPEHQIHDATASVRPINSPATTEQVSAFRAYQPTPVHRLPPLPNNQNQPQQQKTPPCSINFCNSPSISISISGATSFMSSLTGETDSLQRSVSSGFQFAHSAGKPPLSSKRKCNSMDDAALKCGSSSSRCHCSKKRKSKVKRVIRVRAVSSKMADIPPDDYSWRKYGQKPIKGSPHPRGYYKCSSIRGCPARKHVERAVDDPMMLIVTYEGDHNHSHAPAVPVLESS